The following are encoded in a window of Planctomyces sp. SH-PL62 genomic DNA:
- a CDS encoding protein kinase domain-containing protein — protein sequence MTTDTNDAERPDGLLASSLEAIVDDLIARLQSGEDPDLEAIVGDHREHAGSIRRLAPALKALVEFGGASARGSGRPAFEAGAAARTLGDFRIVREVGRGGMGIVYEAEQISLRRRVALKVLPSAAAMDPRHLQRFQLEAHAAAALHHANIVPVYAVGVESGTSYYAMQFIEGRSLGQLIAEMRRLAGLDRDDGTVPDLGGLTTRTLAASLLAGGPPPPEPSPATEPARDDPTPDPVPATTPTGVTPDPGGRDYILSAVRLGREAAEALDHAHAHGILHRDVKPDNLLVDLDGRLWVTDFGLAQIQGDHRLTVSGDVLGTLRYMSPEQALGRRIVVDGRSDLYSLGATIYELLTLRPAYDGRDRADVLRRITSEEPTPLQKLNPAAPADLATIVHKAMAKEPADRYATAKDLAEDLQRFLSHRPILAKPPSRLDRLVKWSRRHTAAIAAAGAVLVAAVVGLTLGLVLIAREQRLTTDALAVARAQRSLARAAVDDMYTRVAKTWLAEQPKLTSVQREFLEKALAFYEQFAAVPGSDPEMQLAAARASREVGEIRYAIGRLDESWNAHGRAVALCQDLVDRFPDEPQYRHELSRAMFRFGVNQERLGNVGHATRLFARALDLAKRLADENPQDREIRRHLAAVHQVAGDEPNLRRSLEIYESLLGERSEDALARDDGFHANVRAELALLTLNLATFLHNSGRYQEAEPLYLRAIEFLQLPSTEYPEPRRRKVLAVAHMNLGRMRSATDRLEDGLADLRRSESLLESLVEEFPDIIEYPSLLAVCCRLLGYALIDAGQHQEASRIGRRGVELVERLVEHHPSVPGDRREMVDLLCMIADVESCLPKESSSDPERALEIVSRAMTLGGDGVDARSQAWARYRAGDFRGCLKALEGKPTYPADGDFFGAMAHWRLGDEAKAREVFERADRRLSGHEGRSDHRITAAPSLLRQVRAEAARLLGVEGADAGRTGAAMPTAAP from the coding sequence ATGACGACCGACACGAACGACGCCGAACGACCCGACGGGCTCCTCGCCTCGTCCCTGGAAGCGATCGTCGACGATCTCATCGCGCGTCTCCAGTCGGGCGAGGATCCGGACCTGGAGGCGATCGTCGGAGATCACCGGGAGCACGCCGGATCGATCCGTCGCCTGGCGCCGGCGCTGAAGGCGCTGGTGGAGTTCGGCGGGGCCTCGGCCCGCGGTTCCGGGCGGCCGGCCTTCGAGGCCGGGGCGGCGGCCCGGACGCTGGGCGATTTCCGGATCGTGCGAGAGGTCGGGCGGGGGGGCATGGGGATCGTCTACGAGGCGGAGCAGATCTCGCTTCGTCGGCGCGTGGCTTTGAAGGTCCTCCCATCGGCCGCCGCGATGGACCCGCGACACTTGCAGCGGTTCCAGCTGGAGGCCCACGCCGCCGCCGCCCTCCACCACGCGAACATCGTCCCGGTCTACGCGGTCGGCGTCGAGTCGGGGACTTCGTACTACGCGATGCAGTTCATCGAGGGCCGCAGCCTCGGCCAACTCATCGCCGAGATGAGGCGGCTCGCCGGCCTGGATCGGGACGACGGCACGGTGCCCGACCTTGGCGGTCTGACCACCAGGACCCTGGCGGCCAGCCTGCTGGCCGGAGGGCCGCCCCCCCCGGAACCGTCCCCCGCGACCGAGCCCGCCAGGGACGATCCCACCCCCGACCCGGTCCCCGCGACGACCCCGACCGGCGTCACGCCCGACCCCGGCGGCCGGGACTATATCCTCTCGGCGGTCCGGCTGGGCCGGGAGGCGGCCGAGGCGCTGGACCACGCGCACGCCCACGGGATACTCCACCGCGACGTCAAGCCCGACAACCTGCTCGTCGACCTGGACGGCCGGCTCTGGGTCACCGACTTCGGCCTCGCCCAGATCCAGGGCGACCATCGCTTGACGGTCAGCGGGGACGTCCTCGGCACGCTCCGCTACATGAGCCCGGAGCAGGCCCTGGGGAGGCGGATCGTCGTCGACGGCCGCTCGGACCTCTACTCGCTCGGCGCGACGATCTACGAGCTGCTGACCCTGCGCCCGGCGTACGATGGCCGCGACCGGGCCGACGTCCTGCGTCGGATCACCTCCGAGGAGCCGACGCCGCTTCAGAAGCTCAACCCCGCGGCGCCGGCCGACCTGGCGACGATCGTGCACAAGGCGATGGCCAAGGAGCCGGCCGACCGCTACGCCACGGCCAAGGATCTGGCCGAGGACCTGCAACGGTTCCTCAGCCACCGGCCGATCCTGGCGAAGCCCCCGAGCCGGCTCGACCGCCTGGTGAAATGGTCGCGCCGCCACACCGCGGCGATCGCGGCGGCGGGCGCCGTGCTGGTGGCGGCGGTCGTGGGCCTGACCCTCGGCCTGGTCCTCATCGCTCGCGAGCAAAGGCTGACCACCGATGCGCTGGCCGTGGCCAGGGCCCAGCGCTCGCTCGCCCGCGCGGCCGTCGACGACATGTACACCCGAGTGGCCAAGACATGGCTGGCGGAGCAGCCGAAGCTGACTTCCGTCCAGCGAGAGTTTCTGGAGAAGGCCCTCGCCTTCTACGAGCAGTTCGCCGCCGTCCCGGGCTCGGACCCCGAGATGCAGCTCGCCGCCGCCAGGGCCAGTCGGGAAGTGGGAGAGATCCGCTACGCGATCGGCAGGCTCGACGAGTCCTGGAATGCCCACGGGCGGGCCGTCGCCCTCTGCCAGGACCTCGTCGACCGCTTCCCCGACGAGCCGCAATACCGTCATGAGCTTTCCCGAGCCATGTTCCGATTCGGGGTCAATCAGGAGAGACTCGGCAACGTCGGCCACGCGACGCGTCTTTTCGCCCGCGCCCTGGACCTGGCGAAGCGGCTCGCCGACGAGAACCCCCAGGACCGGGAAATCCGCCGGCATCTCGCGGCCGTCCACCAGGTCGCCGGCGACGAGCCCAATCTCCGACGCAGTCTCGAAATCTACGAATCGCTCCTCGGGGAGCGGTCGGAGGACGCCCTCGCCCGCGACGACGGCTTCCACGCCAACGTGCGCGCCGAGCTCGCCTTGCTCACCTTGAACCTGGCCACGTTCCTCCACAATAGCGGGCGATACCAGGAAGCGGAGCCGTTGTACCTGCGGGCGATCGAGTTCCTGCAGCTCCCCTCGACCGAGTACCCGGAGCCGAGGAGGAGGAAGGTCCTCGCCGTCGCGCACATGAACCTGGGCAGGATGCGGTCGGCCACCGACCGGCTCGAGGACGGGCTCGCCGACCTTCGACGATCCGAATCTCTCCTGGAATCCCTGGTCGAGGAGTTCCCCGACATCATCGAGTATCCCTCGTTGCTCGCCGTCTGCTGCCGACTCCTGGGCTACGCCCTGATCGACGCGGGGCAGCATCAGGAAGCGAGCCGGATCGGCCGGCGCGGGGTAGAGCTGGTCGAAAGACTCGTCGAACATCATCCCTCCGTCCCTGGGGATCGACGCGAGATGGTCGACCTCCTGTGCATGATCGCGGACGTCGAGTCCTGCCTCCCCAAAGAGTCTTCGAGCGACCCGGAGCGGGCCCTCGAGATCGTATCCAGGGCCATGACGCTGGGGGGGGATGGGGTCGACGCGCGATCGCAGGCCTGGGCCCGCTACAGGGCGGGGGACTTTAGGGGATGTCTGAAAGCCCTGGAGGGCAAGCCGACCTATCCCGCCGACGGCGATTTCTTCGGGGCCATGGCCCACTGGCGGCTGGGCGACGAGGCCAAAGCCCGGGAGGTCTTCGAGAGGGCCGATCGGCGGCTGTCGGGCCATGAGGGCCGCTCGGATCACAGGATCACCGCGGCCCCGAGCCTGCTGCGTCAGGTCCGCGCCGAGGCGGCGAGGCTGCTCGGCGTCGAGGGGGCGGACGCCGGGCGGACGGGCGCCGCGATGCCCACCGCGGCCCCTTGA